The genomic stretch GGGCCCGAGCCTGGCTGCCGTCACGCGCTACAAGAGGTACGCCGGGCAGCAACGCCGACACCGCATCAGACACCGTAATCGCCACGCGCGGCTGCACACTCCCTTCGGCACCCAACTCGGCGTCGAGCGTACAGGTGGCGACAAACTCGCCGCCGGCGACCAATTCGGCCGGCAATCGTATCGCCAGGACCGATGGCGCCTCGACGGACAAGAAGTTGGGACTGATCGGCTGGCCATCCGCGCGCTTGCCGAAGAGTGCGGGATCGACGCCCCACGCCGGCGCGCTTGGGTCGGCCGCGGGCGTCGCACTGGCGAGCTCGGCAGACGATTTGGTCCGCGCTGCCCGCGCGAGCGGACTTAAGACCGGTCCGATCAACGATGTGACCTGTCGATAGCACACCGCGTTGGGGTCATCCCCTCCGCCGGGGCGCGGACCCATCAGCAATTGCTGTACTTCTTGCGCGAGCGCTTGCTTCGCAGCGGGATCTTGCGCGTCACGCCATTGGGCCAACTTTGAACTGGGGGGAATCACTGGAGCGTACTGCCCATCGGTCGCTGGCTCAGTATAGAAATGCCATACGCCCTGATTGCCAAGTCGGTCGGCGTGCGGATTGCCGGCCAGCACATCGCTGGAAATATCTCCGGCGAGTTGCCATTCGCGGCGTTCGCCATCTGTCGTCGCAAGCGTGAGATCGATCTCGGTCAAGTCGCAAGCATGGTTGCCATCGCGTGGCCCAATCGCCAGGGACACCAGATCCCCGGGATGAACCTTTATGCCATCCAAAGGACCGGCCGCGGGGGTCTTCAGCCCGTCGCTCGTGCCGCCGGCCAACCGAGTGCGCGACAGGCCGCGCCGCAGTTCCAGCGACCAGGTGATACCATTGCCGCAAGCCGTGTGAGCGCGGGCCACGTGCGCAGTTACTTGCAATGTCGCCGCAACCGGACTCTGCCAACCGACTACTGTTTGCAAAGTGGGCGCTGGATGCACCGCAACACGATGGGGCTTCATCGTGCCGGGAATATGCACTTCCTGGTCCGAAGCATTGGCCACCAGGTTCGGCGTTTCGTTCGGGCCCCAACCTTGCACGAAGTTGTAGCCCCCCATGCTCTTGATTTGGTTCGTAAAGCGGCTGTCGATGGTCACGGTTCCCTGCGGGACAATGCCCAGGTAATCGAGCCAACCGATCAGCGCCTCGGGATCGAGCTGATGCTTTTGCGCGAGCGCGGCGGAATCGACGGCGCCGCTGATGGTCTGCGCTTCACCAGCCGCGGCCAGGTAGAGGGCAGTCGCTGACAGCACCTCTTTGCGCCTGGCCAACAAGTATTCGCTCTGCTGTCGGATATCGCGCAGTGCCAACGGGGCGCGGCCCGGACTTTCTAAGCGTGGCTCTTGCCAGACGACCATATCTGCGGCGTGACCATCCCCTGCGTCGCCCGCGGAGAGATAAACCGTGACTTCCTCGGCGTCGGGTGCCGGCTGCAATTTGACGCGTACCTCCTGCGCGGCAACCACTTGGTCGACCGGCTGATGCCACGGCTTCATGTGTCCTACGGTATTGGTACGCCAGAGGGAACTCTGCCACGGACGAATCAGGGCGGCTAACGTCGCGACATCTTCAGCTTTGGCGCTGCGCCATTGCGTACGCAGTCGATCGATGACACTACCGGAGTAATCAGCCGTGCGGGCGGCAGCATCAGTTTGTTTCGGCTCTGCATTGAGCGTCTGCCAAAGCACGGCCAGATACTTAGGACTAAGATTGCGCTCGGCCGCGACGGTAGCGATGGTCTTGGAGCCAGCCTGCACCGCCCCTCGCTCGACGATCGTTGCTTCGAGGTAAGCTTCAAGCGGCACCCGACCGTCGCCATCGGCAAAGCGGCGGTACATGCCACGAATCTCGCCTAATAGCTCGTTCTGCCAGTCCCCTTCGTTGGTCGCCGGCGAGAAGCGAAAGCCATCGGGCAGTAACACTGCATGCGCGGCAACCTCCTTGGCCGCGTCGAGGTACTTGGTCAGCAGCGCCGGCGACATCACTAGCGATTCACCCGTATTGATGAAGCCTTCGCCGGCGGCGCCATCGATCGGAAACTCGCGTGCCGGCGTAAGGGGCACACCTGTCAGGTCGCGAATCGTACAGGTGTACTCGAAATTATTCAGCCGACGCATGACGACGCGCCCCGGATCACCGGCCGAGGCCCGCGCCTCGGCATCCAAATAGTTGCCGACCCAGCCACGCAGCTGCTGCCGCTCGTCGGGCGCGGGCTGCATAGCGTCCTTGGGGGGCATCTCGCCGTTGTCCAACATCTCGGCCACTTTTTGCCAAGTCTTGGGGCGGCGTCGGACCTCGGTCAGCGTGGCAAAACGCTCGAGGTTAAGTTCCCCTTCCTGGGTCTCGGCCGAATGGCACTCCAGACAGTAACGTTGCATCAGGCCGTGAACCCGCGCGCGATACGACTCGCTCAATTGCTCAAACGGGATTTCGTCGGCCCGTGCCGAGTCCAGTACAGATAGGTAGCCGACAAGCACGGCCAACCACACGATTGGCCTCGCGCACCGGATCACTGACGTAAAATCCTTGCCTCGCGAGTTCATGTACTTTCCATCCGCCGTTGGTGACTTCTAATGTGCTCTTCCAATTCCTCGCAGGCCAGGTCCAGATTGCCGGCCTGCAACGCATCGATCAGACGTTGATGCCCATCGATGCCTTGGTCGCGCTCGGCCCTTTTGACGCTCTCGCGAAATCGCAAGAAAAAGACTGCCAGTAAATCGTTGAATGCCAGCAGCGGCGACAGGCCGCTCGACTCGACCAGGCGCCGATGGAAGGCGATATCCAGCTCGACCCACCGGGCCAGGTCGCGGGCACGTCGCAGTTCTTTGACAAGCTGTGCGAGCCCTTCGTAAATCGTAGGGTCTTTTTGCATCCGCCGCATGACGTACGGCAGTACACCCGTCTCGATCAGAATCCGTGTTTCGATCAGTTGGACGGCGGGGGCTTGCTGAAG from Pirellulales bacterium encodes the following:
- a CDS encoding DUF1592 domain-containing protein, with translation MNSRGKDFTSVIRCARPIVWLAVLVGYLSVLDSARADEIPFEQLSESYRARVHGLMQRYCLECHSAETQEGELNLERFATLTEVRRRPKTWQKVAEMLDNGEMPPKDAMQPAPDERQQLRGWVGNYLDAEARASAGDPGRVVMRRLNNFEYTCTIRDLTGVPLTPAREFPIDGAAGEGFINTGESLVMSPALLTKYLDAAKEVAAHAVLLPDGFRFSPATNEGDWQNELLGEIRGMYRRFADGDGRVPLEAYLEATIVERGAVQAGSKTIATVAAERNLSPKYLAVLWQTLNAEPKQTDAAARTADYSGSVIDRLRTQWRSAKAEDVATLAALIRPWQSSLWRTNTVGHMKPWHQPVDQVVAAQEVRVKLQPAPDAEEVTVYLSAGDAGDGHAADMVVWQEPRLESPGRAPLALRDIRQQSEYLLARRKEVLSATALYLAAAGEAQTISGAVDSAALAQKHQLDPEALIGWLDYLGIVPQGTVTIDSRFTNQIKSMGGYNFVQGWGPNETPNLVANASDQEVHIPGTMKPHRVAVHPAPTLQTVVGWQSPVAATLQVTAHVARAHTACGNGITWSLELRRGLSRTRLAGGTSDGLKTPAAGPLDGIKVHPGDLVSLAIGPRDGNHACDLTEIDLTLATTDGERREWQLAGDISSDVLAGNPHADRLGNQGVWHFYTEPATDGQYAPVIPPSSKLAQWRDAQDPAAKQALAQEVQQLLMGPRPGGGDDPNAVCYRQVTSLIGPVLSPLARAARTKSSAELASATPAADPSAPAWGVDPALFGKRADGQPISPNFLSVEAPSVLAIRLPAELVAGGEFVATCTLDAELGAEGSVQPRVAITVSDAVSALLPGVPLVARDGSQARARVLASFAEVRHLFPPAVCYPRIVPIDEAVTLQLLHRDDDALSQLMLDDAEHARLDKLWAELRYITQDALRLKDAFHQLMEYATQDSDPGLFEPYRKQIYEGADAFRQSLLDTAPVQVDRAVEFASRAYRRPLTTHEEDEVRTLYRTLRSEDLSHDEALRLVLARVLVSPAFLYRVEHAPPGSQAQPVTDWELASRLSYFLWSSQPDDELRRLAVAGELSNPDVLASQSRRMMLDDRARSLATEFACQWLDVRDFDKLDEKSERHFPTFIALRGDMYEESIRFFADLFQRDGSVLEILDADHTFLNGPLAEHYGIPGVTGTEWRRVDGVRQFGRGGILGLSTTLAKNSGASRTSPILRGNWLLEMVLGEKLPKPPKGVPVLPDDEGATEGLTVRQLIEKHRNLAQCATCHAKLDPFGFALERYDAIGRKRDKDLGDRPIDTAADLPDGTHIDGLADLRSYLLTQRKDQFLRTFSRKLLGYALGRGVQLSDQPLVEDMVTQLTKQDYRFSAAVEAVVRSQQFRYHRGVADAEDQ
- a CDS encoding FCD domain-containing protein is translated as MLEALPRRKIRDVIADHLTSYITSERLKPGDRLPTETALAEQFGVSRLSLREATKALEFLGIVASKPGVGLTVGSVDIDRVTAYLGFHPSLQQAPAVQLIETRILIETGVLPYVMRRMQKDPTIYEGLAQLVKELRRARDLARWVELDIAFHRRLVESSGLSPLLAFNDLLAVFFLRFRESVKRAERDQGIDGHQRLIDALQAGNLDLACEELEEHIRSHQRRMEST